From Haloarcula sp. CBA1127, a single genomic window includes:
- a CDS encoding DUF5779 family protein, protein MSDFEGLDLQAVEDQMDEDRDGAGSNRVVLGVLDGSESPDQWIDTIENGSVLVLNVEGDLNELAAGFARPVREAGGELMHFRGFLIVTPPGVSIDSERLE, encoded by the coding sequence ATGAGTGATTTCGAGGGCCTTGACCTGCAGGCCGTGGAGGACCAGATGGATGAGGACCGTGATGGGGCCGGTAGCAACCGCGTCGTGCTCGGCGTCCTTGACGGGTCGGAATCGCCCGACCAGTGGATCGATACCATCGAAAACGGGTCCGTACTGGTCCTCAATGTCGAAGGTGACCTGAACGAACTCGCCGCCGGGTTCGCCCGACCGGTCCGGGAGGCCGGCGGCGAGCTGATGCACTTCCGCGGGTTCCTGATTGTGACGCCGCCGGGGGTCAGTATCGACTCCGAGCGGCTAGAGTGA